The DNA segment CGCGTTGCGGTAGCCGACGAACGCGGCGACGAACGCGTTGGCCGGGCTCTCGTACACCTCCGACGGAATGCCTATCTGCTGCACCACGCCGCTGCGCATGACCACCAGCCGGTCGGCCAGGGACAACGCCTCGGCCTGGTCGTGGGTGACGTACACGGTGGTGAGGCCGAGCTCCTGGTGCAGCAGCCGGATCTCCGTGCGCATGTCCAGCCGCAACTTGGCGTCCAGGTTGGACAACGGCTCGTCCATCAGCACGAGCCGGGGCTCGACCACGATCGCCCGGGCGATGGCGACCCGCTGCTGCTGCCCGCCGGAGAGCTGCCCGGGATGCTTGTCCGCCTGCTCGCCCAGCTGCACGAGGTCGAGCGCCTTGCGGACCCGCTCGACCCGCTCGGCCTTGCCCACCTTGCGCATCCGCAGCCCGAACGCGACGTTCTCGGCGACGGTCAGGTGCGGGAACAGCGCGTAGTTCTGGAAGACCATGCCGAAGTTGCGCTTCTCCGACGGCAGCGTGTCCACCTGCTGCTCGTCGATCCAGATCGATCCGCTGGTCGGGTCCAAGAGCCCCGCCAGCAGGTTCAGCGCGGTGGATTTGCCGCAGCCCGACGGACCGAGGAAGGCGATGAACTCACCCCCCTTCACGGTAAGGTCGAGCCCGTCCAGAGCGGTGAAACCATTGGGGTAGCGGCGGCCCAGCCCGTCGATCCGCAACTCGCCGAACGTTGCCGCGCGACTCACTTCTTCGATCCGATCTTTTCGTTCCACTCCGCGAACTTGGCCTGCACGTCAGCACCCGCCATCGGGGCGATCGGCGTTCCCTGCTGCAGCTTCTCGACCAGCTCCGGCCTGCCGAACTCCTCGAACACTGCCGCGATGTCCTTCGGCGCGAGGCCGGGCGTGACGCCCTTGACCGGGAAACCGCTGCCGTGCAGGGCGTAGGTGAGTGCCTGCTGGTCCGGCTTGAGCATCCACTTGGCCAGGTCGAGGACCACGGCCAGCTTTTCCGCCTCGATCCCGCGCGGCACCGTGACGTACCGGCCCTCGATGACGAGCTTGGGATCGTCGAAGGCGGCGACCTCGATGTCCTTGCCCAGCGTTCCGTTGGCGTGCTGCTGCTGG comes from the Streptomyces sp. KMM 9044 genome and includes:
- a CDS encoding ABC transporter ATP-binding protein; amino-acid sequence: MSRAATFGELRIDGLGRRYPNGFTALDGLDLTVKGGEFIAFLGPSGCGKSTALNLLAGLLDPTSGSIWIDEQQVDTLPSEKRNFGMVFQNYALFPHLTVAENVAFGLRMRKVGKAERVERVRKALDLVQLGEQADKHPGQLSGGQQQRVAIARAIVVEPRLVLMDEPLSNLDAKLRLDMRTEIRLLHQELGLTTVYVTHDQAEALSLADRLVVMRSGVVQQIGIPSEVYESPANAFVAAFVGYRNALPARMAAGTVEIAGLGWAFPGGRAQGAHGEAVAMIRPDDLLIGGQKTSRPIPLTVRVCEYQGRTFAVEGRTADGTVVHAYSLEPLSPGSVVDANVKPERIQVFPSDAELGAQELALVASGGQP